From the uncultured Methanomethylovorans sp. genome, the window TGTTCCTTTGAATACATTAACTTCATTATCATAATCTTCTTTTTGATATGGCAATAGATATAGATTCTCTGGACGGACACCCCATCTTACTTTTTCTCCAGGTTTGTAACGTGTTTGTCGGGCAATTAAGTCCAATTTCCCGCTTCTGATTAGGGTGTAATCTGAACTTTCGCTATCCTTGATTTCAGCGTCATTGAAGATATTTGACACTCCTACAAGTTCTGCTACATGCTGGTTCTTTGGATGATAAAACACCTCTTCGGGAGTACCTGCCTGCTGAACTTTCCCATCATGTAATACAATTATCTTGTCTGCAAGAGTAAAAGCCTCTACACGATTATGGGTTATGAATAGCACTGGAATATTCAGGTCTTGCTGTATTTTGATTATCATTTCCCGCAATTTCGCACGGACTATCATATCTAGGGCAGAAAAAGGTTCATCCAATAGCAATATTTCTGGTTTAGGGGCCAAAGCACGAGCTAGAGCCACACGCTGTTTCTGTCCTCCTGAAAGCTGTGATGGATAGTGATCTTCTAATCCTTCAATATCTAAAAGCTGTATCATTTCTTTCATTCTTTTGTCTTTTTCTGGATCTGCCCACCCTTTTAGCCCATATATAATGTTTTTCTTTACATCCATATGTGGAAAAAGTGCATAGTTCTGAAAGACGTAACCAAGACCGCGCTGTTGGGGTGGTAGGTCTATTTTGTTATGACAATCGAAGTAGACTTTCCCGTTTACTTTTATCTTTCCACCATTTGGTTTTTCGAGACCAGAAATACATCTTAAGATCGTAGTCTTTCCGGAACCTGACTGGCCAAACAGTACAACAAGCTCGTTGCCTGCCTCAAAGTTGGCATCCACAGTGAAAGAAGGTTCTTTTCCCTTTTTTTTGTCGTTATCCTTGTAAAATCGCTTTCTAAAGTCAACTTTGATTCCCATGGTCTATTCCTCAGAGTTTCCATTGGTTAACAAGCCTTGTTGTAATAGCCATGGATAAAAGAGACATCAATACGAGTATTATCACTAGTGTATTTGCAAGTTCACTGTTACCGCCCTGAAAGGCACTATAAATAGAAATTGCCATCGTGTTAGTTCTTCCAGGTATATTTCCGGCAACCATGAGTGTTGCACCAAACTCTCCGACTGCTCTTGCAAAACTTAGAATGATGCCTGCAAATATACCTCTTTTAGCAAGAGGTAGAGTAATAAAAAAAGCAGTTTCTATCTCACTTTTTCCTAATGTATAGGCCACATATTCCAGCTCCCTATCAACAGCTTCAATGGCTGCAGTTGCCGTTTTGACCATTAGGGGTAGAGATACAACAAATGAAGCTATAACTGCTACCTGCCACGAAAAAAGTAAGGTTATTCC encodes:
- the modB gene encoding molybdate ABC transporter permease subunit; this encodes MLEQIWFPLYITLKISLVSSLIVAILGTVISYILARREFMGKWLIDSLVTLPMILPPTVTGYLLVLVLGKRGIIGKILFDLTGITLLFSWQVAVIASFVVSLPLMVKTATAAIEAVDRELEYVAYTLGKSEIETAFFITLPLAKRGIFAGIILSFARAVGEFGATLMVAGNIPGRTNTMAISIYSAFQGGNSELANTLVIILVLMSLLSMAITTRLVNQWKL
- a CDS encoding ABC transporter ATP-binding protein, with protein sequence MGIKVDFRKRFYKDNDKKKGKEPSFTVDANFEAGNELVVLFGQSGSGKTTILRCISGLEKPNGGKIKVNGKVYFDCHNKIDLPPQQRGLGYVFQNYALFPHMDVKKNIIYGLKGWADPEKDKRMKEMIQLLDIEGLEDHYPSQLSGGQKQRVALARALAPKPEILLLDEPFSALDMIVRAKLREMIIKIQQDLNIPVLFITHNRVEAFTLADKIIVLHDGKVQQAGTPEEVFYHPKNQHVAELVGVSNIFNDAEIKDSESSDYTLIRSGKLDLIARQTRYKPGEKVRWGVRPENLYLLPYQKEDYDNEVNVFKGTVLTAVNKGASKMVAIELDIDKKMILVEISNKTFEELKIQLRSECFVKIEPENLLIFA